TATTGTAAATAAAGCACTTGAAGATTTAGGCACCAAGATGCCGACCTACAAGAGTCGAAAAAATCTGCAGCAGAGGAACTGTCTGATGTAAAGAATAATGTAAAAATTCAAGCGGAATCTACTGCTCAACTAAACATGGGCCTGGAGAACGTAAAGGAAGCTCGTAAGAATGATATGAATCTTTTAAATCGAAAGATATCTGATCTGAGCGAATTAGTTCGCCCAGACAATCACTCTGCTATTCCTGCGAAATCAATCACACCCAGAGTCACATCTGAGTTAGTGATCTCTGGAGTTCCAGATTTGGTTGCTGGAAAACTGTCACTTCCGAAGATCTCTTCTGCAGTCCTAATTGCATTGAAGCTCCCAAATCTGGTTATTGATGTCCGAAACATTCGGAAGTTTGAGGATAAaaaaacccgggaaaaaatgatcagacctgatcagacatgaacaggcatgatcagacctgactgtatttaacgcttcagacatgaacaggcatgaacaggcatggacaggtatgatcaggcctgagcgtatttaacgcttcagacatgaacaggcatgatcagacatgaccaggcatggacaggtatgatcaggcatgagcgtatttaatgcttcagacatgaccaggcatgaacaggcatggacaggtatgatcaggcatgagcgtatttaacgcttcagacatgaccaggcatgaacaggtatgatcaggcatgagcgtatttaacgcttcagacatgaccaggcatgaacaggcatggacaggtatgatcaggcctgagcgtatttaacgcttcagacatgaacaggcatgatcagacatgaccaggcatggacaggtatgatcaggcatgagcgtatttaatgcttcagacatgaccaggcatgaacaggcatggacaggtatgatcaggcatgagcgtatttaacgcttcagacatgaccaggcatgaacaggcatggacaggtatgatcaggcctgatcatgtctaatttcaggtctaatcatacatgaacaggcatgatcaggtctaatttcaggcctgatcatacatgaacaggcatggtcaggtctgatcattttttcccgggtatatattgaaaaattggtccatttggtaaaaaaaatttatttattacttcaaACAAAaaggataattaatttttaaaatacaagttactttaaaaaaattgtgggGAGGACTTTTTGTCTTACGCTCCCCTACAACAAATTTTGTGTCATTTGCATGTCATTACAGTGACACAGCacgtacataaaaaaatgactaaCTTTTGTTACATGAAagtatacactgaaaaaaaagtttttttccacctagaaaatttttccctcCCGTAAAGAACCTGGTAttctagtttttaaaataccaAAGTTTTTTTCCCACACTAATAAGTATTCTGATTGCTAAAAAACTCGGTTTCCTTCTCAGCAAAAtaccaaattaaaaaatatggctGACTTAACCTCACTCAGTTGACATATATTTAAGTAAtgattattttactacgagcctttttttaataatattaaattaactactaattttaaaagttgtatttataataaaattactggaaaatttaatttctataaaatgtaGTGATTAggatgtaattataattactgcGGTTGCTATGGTAACGCAGCATTAAGTTTTAGCTCTAGAAAAAACTTAGGTATTCTCAGGGGAAAAATAccagttttttaatattgagaAACTTATACTGGATATTAAAATACtcggataaaaatattttgtatcctgggaggaaaaaaacttttttttcagtgtaactttattattatgtcACTGACTCGTAAAAAAACGACTTGtgatttatgtaaaaaatatgatctaattattaataactataGAATTCGTCAAaagtagtaaaatatttttgttaacttGATTATTTATCTGCCATATTTTACCCGAGTACTTCgaatcttataaaataaataaaattatttattctcagTAGTTATTCGATAACCACTTAGAAAAATTGAGCTTCCACGGTCTCCAgaaattgaatggaatattattatttcttcctATGTCCATAAATTATCTACATTAGCATGGTTTCGATACATTAAACTGATTATGATTTACAAGAAAGTATAACAAAACAACATAATTTTCGATCTGTATACACGTGTATATTAACATCAAAAACTTACATTAGTACGTAAGTGGTTTAGTCAGTAATAGTttctattgataataaaaaaaaaacttatgacaaaaaatgaattgtttaAACCGACATTTTcaacaaaatctttttttcctgCGAGttcttataataattttgaaaatgctCGGGTTGGCTCCATTCACATTCATTTTTCCACGGACATCAAAtactgagaaaaataataaatctacaGTACATACTGCTTATTCAATTACGGGATCgttatacaatatttttatttcatttgtttCTGTTATAACAGTGATCTATGTTCGATacacaaaaaaacaaaacgtgTTAAACTTCAAAACAGCTTATATACAAACGTTGTATTtgatattaattgaaataggTGTTCACTGTATTTCAACaactattgtaattattttttgcttcaaacaaaaaattatagtatcgattgtcaataaaataattagtgtCGACAGTgaaattcagaaaaatctAAACCAATTTAATCAATGGCGAGATtacaaatatcaaatattagtaGTTTTAATTCATATTATTATACCTTTTCTACTTAATTTGAGGTCTGTTAACGCGGATGATTATACTATATATGTAAGCTACTATATCACTTTAGGATTTACCATCGAAAGTCTTGTAATTCAATATGCACTTTTCATTCACTTTCTAAGaacaaaaattcataagttGAATGAATCACTTCTGTTATTAGCCAACAAAACTGATGAACTCCCCGTTGAATTTTTACATTCTAATAATAGTTTGTACACTgacaatatcaaaaaaattgtttttattcgtAAAACTCATCGTTCGGTCTATGAAGTAGCTTGGGAGTTATCagatttttattctttacccATTCTGCTTGCAATTCTTTTTCAATGCGCCAACATAATATTGAGTGTATATTTATCAATCTTAAACTGTAAACAGAAAATACAAAATCCAGAAGACCATGATCATTTTTggttgttaatatttaatatatgtgTCGAATTATTGTGGATCTTAAGAAACATTATTCCTATTGTAATTGTAACGAGTTATATAACAAAAACTATCGCTGAAGTAAGTATccataaataattgtcataaaaTCTTATTACAGTCAAGATTCATTAACTCAGATTCCATTAATTTAGAACTTTCCCTCGATCTTGATCCCCATTACGAGCTACGTTGTCTCCCACCCAATGCtatacatttgtatatattttttcatgatagcagcatcgaaacttgaagtttcagtgtctctacagcccgTCGAAATAAGCGtatttcaagccgatgctgcGAACAACTGCTAGCAaattcgtaattcaaaaatatacgtaattaaaaatatacctcaccctagtctgaagtcgtcttgtttcatcccttgtcacacaatgtACTAATATATGCCTTATTCATGTCGATGTTAGAGCACTTGCGTTGTAGTTTACTCTTTTAAGGAGAAGGGGCATTTGATAAGCCAAAATTTCCAGAAAATTACTGCTCCTCCGTAGACTAACTTCTGAGTTAATGGAATTCAACTGTATCCCTAACagacccaaattacggtaaattacggtaatccaccgtaaaataccgatttaccataaattacggtgaatttaccgtaatttacggtggatttaccgtaaaatacggaaatacggtaatccacccgatttttttacggtagatttatcgtattcgatggtaaatttacggtatacccgccgtaatttacggtaatccatcgtaaagtaccgatttaccgtaatttacggtgggtttaccgtaatttgcggtgggtttactgtaatttacggtgaatttaccgtaatttacggtggatttaccgtaaaatacggtggatttaccgtaaaatacggaaatacggtaatccaccgtaaattacaataattcggtaatccacccgatttttttacggtagatttatcgtattcgacggtcaatttacggtatacccgccgtaatttacggtaatccatcgtaaagtaccgatttaccgtaaattacggtgggtttaccgtaatttacggtgggtttactttaatttacggtgaatttaccgtaatttacggaggatttaccgtaatttacggtgaatttaccgtaatttacggtaaatctactcgaattttacggtattctacggtagatttacggtaaaaataccgtaaatttacggtaactcAGGTCTACTAGGGTAGTTActtaacttaaatatttatttatttattacagatGAAAAGAACAGAAACCATTGTTCACAAAGTTAAACTTTCATACTTCCGATATCCACGAATCAAATCTGAAGTATACATATTTCCTACAgtattataattgttttaacattgtgttataaaaataatgtattgtacgattaaaaaaaaattttacagatGGAACAATTTTCTATGGAACTATTACATAGGCAACATACAATGTTCACTgcttgtcattttttttcaattgatactCGACTTTTGATATCTGTatgattttttagtatttttatttaagtgaCTTAATGCTAATTTACGTGATCAATTTTCATTgtgattttttatcattgcATGTCAACAAATATCTAATTAACCCTTCGTCACCCGCATCACTTTTTCATCCTTCGTCACTCGCGCGGTGAGCGCTGCGCCGCCGTGTTAAATCAAGCGCGCTGTTGCCACATTTTTCAGATTGctaaatctatataaaaaataatctaaatgaaattttttttaataattaatttatcgaaattaaaaagtaaaagataGATTTtccattttgtttttaattttttttttattaggaaTTACTccgtttcaattaaaattaaattttttttaacaacaattttatttaaaaaatcgcttgctcataaaattattactcaaatgtattttaataaattatttattgttgatattattattattattattgttaatattattaattctataattattaataatgcttCTATTGttactagaattttttcattattttaactcaaaattaattaaaaacaaactaAAATTCAATTACCTGTTGTAGTTATAACCTCGAAATTCTTCTTAAATATTATacacaaattacatataatataaacatatatttgtacatataataattaatacttaaataacatatttttgtttgtgacaaaatacttattacgcgtagaattattcttaattattaataaataatgtatctCTATTAAGAGAGAATACCTAAATGTCAAacctaaatatttatatatctatatcgtACAAGAAAATATTACCACACACAAGTTGGCAGCAGCGCGCGGCGGACATTTATCGGTTACTAACTCGCACTGGGCGGCGTCGCGCCgcttttcaatttctttcgcatgaaaatatttttttttaacaaaataatttatttcttaggaGCGGCTAATGCTAGAAATTCTTTTAGAATGTCTAATTCAAGCattctaattttttcgacGTCATCCGTCACCGTAATTATGAGAAAATtgcataattgtaaaaaaagcgGCGCCGCGCTCATTGAGCGAGTGACGAAgggttaaaataatatttctttcGGACAAGTTTGAAAGTGCAGTACACCTCTGCCGATTCATGTTACTTAGCTAATTTGTTGCATAAAAATCGTCTGAGctaccttaaaaaaaaaaaaaaaaaaaaaaaaaacacagtcCATATCAATGtagttcttaaaaaatttaataaactgattaatatcaaattaaatcgATTACGTAATTAAAAGAGTAGCGTTGGGTCAGCTTGAATACTTTCCGTCTCAATaacttattataataattattattttttttttatttttcatacagATTGTCAGCACAACTACAACATACATGATCATTATACTAAAATACTCTTCTGAGTAATAGAATATAATATCCCAACAACGTATTGGGTGTATGATGGACcattatgtataatagataaaataaatctggGCGACGGCCctggccagccctaaaacttcctgctgttttcgaactacttgagctcaaaaatgcttttgaatccggttttttttataaaatttcaagctaaaacaagttacgttttatgataaagcttgaaaattttagaatcaaaaataattaatgagcaagtgttttataaatttttattcacaatgatattcaataaaataaatttaatcagaCAGAAATCAATGTACATGTTCAAAAAAAGGATTTGGATGAGTTCTAAGCTCGGATCAGAGCgctaatatataaaatctccgagaaaatcgttaaaaactgtctttatttaatttttttgctgatTGAATTTagtttgaatttgaatttagttGGTTTAACCGGACACTCAGCTTGTGTTAGTTATTGTGCCCGGGCCCATTGAGGacaattttatagttattGGAGAGGATCGTGGTCCTGGTGATCATTGTCATTAGGTCTTGCTTTATTGCCAGTCCGCCTAACAACGAACTTGCTAAGCCCACTGTCCTTCCGACAGCTATTTATAACTTGACTACTGTAGATACTATTGTTTGTGAGTTTATAGGTGGAGGAgacatagtttttatttcGCTGATTCCCCGCCCCGAGTCCAAGAAAACACGACGCGGGACACAGTCGCTGTCAGCAGTCCCCACTAGTTCAGGAAGAACTGGGACCTGGCGTTAGCTAATCATACGTCGTGTCCTTGTCATCGGGGGGTCTTGTCATCCGAAATTATGTCTCCTAAGAAGTTAATGTGGGTGTTATTATGGTCCATCCTTCAGAGCCCACTGTGTAGGATAAGGCACTTATACAATGGAAGATGCCTGTTATCCAAGGGCAACGTTGGTGGTGGAAGACTCCCTCTATCACTGCTTTGACACGTTGGCTTACACCAAAGCTAGGGATTCTGCGAATGTTTATGGGCctttatacacacacacacacatacacacacgcgCGCGCGCGCGCATACAGACACTGAGGCATCATCCTAAAGATAGTCAGACttgcttcctaggacctcaaaacgtcgacatctgatgaaagcTGGGTTTCCAAAAATcgaaccgaaaccaataacttatATAAGTTATTtccaaaatataataaataatttttgaaaattttcaatatttttagcgggaagttaaaaaaactattatagATTATCTTACTTTAtagaataaacaaatatacaGTCAACATGAGTGACTTTATTCTGTCAAGGTAATATTGTTCAcccaaaaaataacattgaGTAAtgacttgaataatttttttctttgtgtaTAGAGTCAATGGAAGGTTTAGGTTCCTAATGATACccaatttgacgataaaaaaatagtcccGGATATATTGTCATAAAAGGAAAaaaggagaaaaaaattatccctCAAAGAAAAAAGTCAATAGTGTGAGTTTCTTTTTCTAATTCTACTTTTTTAGTCCCCAAACAAAACGGATTGGGTAGAAAGTTAATGAGctatgaaatttcattttttttttgtcagatccttttatttgtattataatgtagaagtaaattttctaaagttttacatattctaaaaattatattaatatattaatgacTTAAGatgttgaagaaaataaagaaaataataaataggcCTGTACGCTATTATTTTGAATGTCCTGTCCTACTGAATaagattttaattgaaaaataattgaactaataattatttttcaaagctATTTATCAAGGTAACCTTGACTATAAATTATACAAAGaaattctaataaaattattttgataaaaatttgtcaggctgatttcaaattttttaatttcgtaaattttaagtaacCTACATTGCCGCCCTATATTGTCTGCCTCACCCGTTTTTACAGTTAAAAGAAATTCATAAATAGTTAAATCGTACACTGATAGaaactttcttaataaattaccgTCATATTCACGGTAATCGTGGGACGAATGGCATGACCTAATCATTtgtcatattaaaaaaacctCATGATAATGTTTCTAATTTTTAGATCAAATCtcgatcaattttttatttaataattattattaataaataatccatTTTGAACATAAGGGCTTATTAATTACACCTAATTCAAtgaaagtataaaattaaattgaattcaaaatcTAGTATATGAtagcccgggaaaaaatgatcagacctgatcagacatgaacaggcctgatcagacatgaaaaatggaCATGCCTGGccatgcctgatcaggcatgtccaggtctgatcaggtatgttcatgtctgttcatgtccatccgggtaaaaaaattatatataaaaaatggccctatacaattatatataattatgtataactatattcaattatacatgtatataattattgctataaaaataaaaaaaataaacagttcGGGCGTGTGCGGGatttgaaccgtggaccttgcgctagaaagtgtaactcgctacccactgacctaagagatttagttgaaaagtaagtttcgtatgaacttcaagtaataaaaatcttatacgtgatagattcttggtcaataaaattttagatctatgagcagacatgaacagccatgaacagacatgaacatatatgaccaggcataaacaggcatggacaggtatgatcaggcctgagcgtatttaacgcttcagacatgaacaggcatgaacggacatgaccaggcatggacaggcatgaacaggcatggacaggtatgaacaggcatgatcagacctgactgtatttaacgcttcagacatgaacaggcatgatcaggcctgagtgtattcaacgcttcagacatgaacggacatgaacaggcatggacaggtatgatcaggcctgatcatgtctaatttcaggcctaatcatacaggaacaggcatgatcaggtctaatttcaggcctgatcatacatgaacaggcatggtcaggtctgatcattttttcccgggtagacttttaaaaatttgggtGACCAGGACGAACCGCTGTCCGGGACCACCCCGTACGCTcccttataaaaaattatttaaatagcaAACAAAATGATGCCTCGAGACTGAAGAGGTCGAAGATGAAACTTGTTTCGAGtcaatatgtataatattttgGCTTATCAAAAATAGGTAGAGCAGTACTTGTGCacatttaccaaaaaaaaaaaagttaataatgtttctatataaataaaactttattttgaaaaaaatataactataTTACAAAGTTAAGTCTTGCTTTGATCTAAATACAGTtccaagtttttttgaaatttcattcgtccattttttcttcattcgaCTTCAACGGTTTTATATTATTGGCCATCTGCTGGAGATTGACTAACACGCAACAAATATGCACGATATCATCGacgcaattaaataaattttcggtaattttattgaagatCGAATAACATCGCAACCGTtgcattattttttcaatgtggATTCTTACTTTGGCTACGTCATTATCTTTACTTTCTTGACCAGAagatactgtttttttttcgaaatctgGTGGCATAACAATCGTTACTTTTTTCCCACTTTTATCAACTGCTGCTTTTATTTCTGGGAATTctctataaattaaaatattatcgcCTTCATCCAATTCGTCCATTAGCCCAGATTCAATAGTCAATTGCGAATCAGTTTTTCTGCCACCAGCGACCTTAGATTTTAAACAGACGAAGCCTCCAGGAGTGATTCCAATAAGAACTTTTGctgtaaaagtttttttaccaTGCAAACAATAATCGCGACTATCAACAGTGGATGGAATTTCGACGTTAAATTCAGTACAGTCGATTATTACTCGAATATTAGAGTAGTTTGGATGGAAACACTTTGGCATTGTTGCTTGAATATCACTCATCTTTGGCCAATAAACTAAAGTAGCTGTTGCTGCAGACAACGTCTGTaaagttgagtaaaaaattctaGAGATTGTTGTTCTGTGGACACTAAACAGTACACTCAGAGCTGAAAATGTGAGAcctgtttttattttcattaagaaaataaaaagtctATTATTTTTGGCAACAGTAAATTTGGTCGAAGTACTCAATAGTTTCaacaataattcaaaattatttaatgttacgCCAGCTAATTCCATCAGCTGCtcgtttttttcaattgaatcgAAACCAACAAAAGATTTTACGGATGTTTCAGTAGATTGATCGACAAAAGTTTTAGTTGGAGTACCACATTGTTTGTCACTGCATTTGGGTTtactaaatatgaatttacgTCTTGTGGCTTCCGGTATATTCGTTTGGATTTCGGCATCGCATTTATCGGTATGACTGTAAATATATCTATTGCAAACGAATGTTTTGTCGATTTCAATTgcggtagaaaaaaaatctatttgaCAACTTTTATCAACTTTTTCGCTTACAGCGGTAACGTCAAGAACTTCATTATCGAtgataattttcttattttctgcGGTTGCTGATGCATTGCTGCTTGTTGTCggggttttttctttttcggcTAATCTCCGGTTCAAAAAACGCGCATGTctgaaataaagtttttaagaATTTCATTTATCAAATCATTGctttatatttgaaattattcgtTATCcgatgaaaaatgattttatctgaatatatatgagtattagggtgtgtcaaaaaaaaatgattttttttttttaaggtctcATAGTCTCAAAAGCTTCTTTgggacctaaaaaaaattctcctaaaAAATCAGCTCTATATCTCGAAAATTGGGCTGGCGGTTTACAAGttcattttcccatttaaaatacatgtataattttttttttttagtttttcgaggaaaaatcaaagaaaaaaattttttttctaattttgaatttctcacctttataggaaattgaattccttACAAAAATGTCTTGAATAGTCATGTTCGTAactacaatataaaaaaagttacaagcccccaaagttaaaaaaaaaaataatttttcttttatgtataattgttatttttactttcttgttattaattggtgatatttttttcttctaattttaattttcaatcttCTATGTAACatcttcaataaaattttcaaatttaaaacgtTTTAGTAACTCACTTAACCGCTACAGaacattattataataaaaaaatctattttatcgAGTGATTGACACcaatacacaaaaaaagttaatcgtcacagttttaaattattttttaaatatttcttgcatAAAAATAGCTATATATAGAAgattggaaattaaaattagaagaaaaaaataccaccaatcaataacaaaaaagtaaaaacaataattatacctaaaaaaaaaaacgttttttttaactttgggaGCTTGTAACTTTTTTGATATTGTAGTTACGAGCATGacaattcaattcatttttgtagggaatttaatttcctataagagtgtgaaattcaaaattggaataaaaatttttttcttagatttttcctcgaaaaactaaaaaaaaaatttttcacatgtattttaaatgggaaaatgaacttgtaaaccgccagctcaattttcgagatatcgagctgattttttaggagaattttttttttgtcccaaagaaacttttgagactatgagaccttaaaaaaaaaatatcattttattttgacacaccctaatgagtatatatgattatatatgagtatatatgagtctatatataattagatctgatcaggcatgactaatataaacttatatgtagttatatatgtctatgtatgattagatctgatcagacttcAATGATAtcaaacctataaatatttaactacacggagagaaattaattattgtatctaCTATacataaattgtaattttaaccatctaaaatggtaataacatttttcagtgGTTATAATGATCAGTATTACAATTgaaaatgataacagttacaattgatgatggtaacggttactatCGAAAATGCtaattgtaatattaaaaattataattgttacaataGAAGATGGTAACTCTTATCATtcaaagttgtaaaaattcttaactaaGAATGTGTGTGCTCgcgcgtgtgtgtgcatgtgtacgTGCGACGGTATGTGTGTGTACATGTGGTCGCGCGGGTgtcatgtgtgtgtgtgtgcatgttcACCGGCGAGTGTACATGCGTGTGAGCATGTCtgcgggtaagtgtgcgcatggGTGCGGGTGAGTGTGCGACCCCGTATTTATGTACATATGTGCGTGCATGTGCACGTGCgtagatatatgtatgcatgtatgtgtgtgtgtgtgtgtgtgtgtgtgtgtgtgtgtgtgtgtgtgtgtgtgtgtgtgtgtgtgtgtgtgtgtgtgtgtgtgtgtgtgtgtgtgtgtgtgtgtgtgtgtgtgtgtgtgtgtgtgtgtgtgtgtgtgggtgtgtgtgtgtgtgtgtgtgtccaTTACACATGGACAAGCGTCTGACTAtaacgtttatattttaattttttattagcttagatggtcatcattatttaggctgatagtaaccattaccatcaggttattaagaattacgattttttataatagtagtaattatttaagataataacagttataatttctggttatcataaataattgtaaactttaccaTACTGATGGTAGACACTACCATtcagattgtttatttaataatttaaatgatatcatcaatcatataattcagtttaaaaattgtactataacttgatggtaacttttaccataaaattttctccgtatatgtatataggttcaatatgtacatatattagggtggtcgttaaaaatttaattttctcaggcgccccataaaaagcttctttttagtgaaaaaatacgtggggaatttgattttttcgtttaaagtaaaaagaacacgagCCGAAGGacagaaaattcatttttc
This window of the Microplitis mediator isolate UGA2020A chromosome 8, iyMicMedi2.1, whole genome shotgun sequence genome carries:
- the LOC130672865 gene encoding uncharacterized protein LOC130672865, with the protein product MVHSSCCVVDCKNTGRNSNCKFYRFPTASWKLEKRKQWINAVKRKNPDGSPWTPRPTDCICSDHFVGGKKAEEAASPSYIPTIFPSVYKKSKINEKTALSRHARFLNRRLAEKEKTPTTSSNASATAENKKIIIDNEVLDVTAVSEKVDKSCQIDFFSTAIEIDKTFVCNRYIYSHTDKCDAEIQTNIPEATRRKFIFSKPKCSDKQCGTPTKTFVDQSTETSVKSFVGFDSIEKNEQLMELAGVTLNNFELLLKLLSTSTKFTVAKNNRLFIFLMKIKTGLTFSALSVLFSVHRTTISRIFYSTLQTLSAATATLVYWPKMSDIQATMPKCFHPNYSNIRVIIDCTEFNVEIPSTVDSRDYCLHGKKTFTAKVLIGITPGGFVCLKSKVAGGRKTDSQLTIESGLMDELDEGDNILIYREFPEIKAAVDKSGKKVTIVMPPDFEKKTVSSGQESKDNDVAKVRIHIEKIMQRLRCYSIFNKITENLFNCVDDIVHICCVLVNLQQMANNIKPLKSNEEKMDE